The following DNA comes from Romeriopsis navalis LEGE 11480.
TTGGCATCCCCATACCGGTGCCTTTACCCACGGTTTTGGTGGTAAAGAACGGATCAAAAATTTGTTCGCGTACGATTTCAGGCATGCCCAGAGCATTATCCGAAATAGTAATCTTGACCTGATTTGCGCCAATCACGGTAGTCTGAACTGTGATCTGACTGGGATTCGCCTTGATGGTTTGATACGTGCGGTTAACATTCATTTCGTCGATCGCGTCGATCGCATTCGCCAGAATGTTCATAAATGCTTGATTCAGTTGTCCTGGATAGCATTCTACTGGGGGTAAGTCACCGTAGTTGCGGATCACTTCAATTGCGGGATGTTCGGCGTTTTCCTTGAGCCGATGTTGCAAAATCAGTAGGGTGCTATCAATCCCTTCATGAATATCAACCGCTTTGAATGCCGACTCATCCATGCGTGAGAAATTACGCAACGATAAGACAATCTGCCGAATCCTCGCCGTGCCCATTTTCATCGAGTTGAGTATTTTCGGCAAATCGGTTTGGATAAATGCCATATCCAGTTCCTCGGCTTCCGCTTGAATTTCCGGCGCTGGGTCAGGATAGAACTGCTGATAAAGCGTCATAAATGTCAGTAAATTTTCAGCATATTCCTGCACATGCGCTAAGTTGCCGTGGATGAAATTCACGGGATTGTTGATTTCGTGGGCGACCCCCGCCACCATTTGTCCCAAAGCCGACATTTTCTCGCTCTGCACCATTTGCACCTGAGTGCGTTGCAATTCTTCTAGGAGTTGCTGTAGTTCCTGGGTTTTCTGGTTGAGTTCTTGGGTGCGATCGTCGACTTTCGATTCCAGGGTTTGACTGTAGTTCTCGAGCTGTGCGTTGGCTTGTTTTTGCTGGTCTAGAAGTTGCCTAACGGAATCAATCAATTGGTTAAATGCTTGGGCCAGGGTGCCAATTTCGTCATTTTGTGCCAGGACGGCTTGGAGATTAAAATTCGATTCTTCAGTGGAACGGCGAGCTACATCCGTCAAGGCTTGAATCGGTTTCGCGATCGCGCGACTCGTCAAAATCGCCAGTAAGATGGCGATCGCCACTGACAATGTAATGCTGGCAATGATGATCCTTTGCGCGATCTTCCGGGCATCTTCCTGGGAGTTTGTGGCCAGATTTAGCTGTTGGTATGCCTGGTCAATCAAATCGACTAAATCATCGGAAATCCCATCAAATTGAATTGCTAAATCACTATTCGTAAATTTCAGCATTATGGTTTGAGCTTGCTTCGCCTCGGTCGGTGAAGCAAGATTCAGCTTGCTGATTTGCGTGACTCGGCGTTCAACGGCCTTGGCATAGTTGGGTGCGACATCATCATAGGTGGCGAGGAAGGCTGGTAGCTCTGGTTGAGTACGGTTGGGTGAAGCTAAGGATGCTGTGACAAAGGTTTTGAGCTCAGCCCAAATACTTCGGATTTCATCTTTATGCTTCAACAAATGTGTATATTCATCCTGAAACTTTTCCGGGTTTGAGGCGAGCGGAATCAGTTGTTGCTGGTGGGTTCGGGTCTGAAGTACCCGTGATTGCAGACGATGCAGTAGCTGGACTTCGTTGCGAGCTTGTTCGGCTTGCGCACTGGCGGTGGTTTGATAATGCGCGCCAACGCCGAAGCCCGCGATGGTGCCGGATACGGCCAAGCCTAAAGCGGCGGCATAACCTAAGCCAATTTTTTCTCCGACGGTCAAGCTGGATATCCGTTGCTTCAAATGTTGCTTCATCACCATATAGCCTTTGAAGAATGCTTATACGCTGCTATGGTTCCCCCATTTTTCACACTTTGAACGTGTAGGTGGGTGTGAACCGGTGTTGGCAATGCTGGCGCAGCAGTATGGCTGCAACGCAGTTTGCCAGGGGAAGTTGAATGTGTGCATTGCCTCGGAATATGTTGTGCTCAGTGGGACACCCGCTGCCTTCGGCAAGCTAGTCGATCGGGAAGGCCGTGACCGTATCGGGATCAACCTGAAGTTTGACGTAGCTGCCGGCGGGAATTTGGTTATGACTGGCGGCACGGGCATAGATCGATTTGCCGGAGGGGAGTACTGCACAATATTGGTACTCACGGCCTAAAAACTGTCGATCGCGCACCACGATCCGACTCGTTTCATCCGCTTGTAACTGCACATCTTCCTGCCGAATCATTAGTTCACAGGTATTGCCCACGGGTGCCGCTGCCGGAAATATGCCCACTTCCGTATGCCAATGCTTTTCCTTCAGGGTTGCGGGCAGAAAATTTGCCTGGGTGACAAAATCGGCGACAAAGCGTGATTGGGGATGGTTATAGAGCATTTCTGGGGGACCGATTTGCTCAATTTGGCCTTGCTGCATGATGCCGACACGATCGCAGATAGCCATGGCTTCTTCTTGGTCGTGGGTGACGAAAATGGCGGAGGTATTGGTGGTTTTGAGGATGCGCCGCACTTCTTGGCGCAATCGGAGCCGGACTTGAACATCAAGATTACTCAAGGGCTCGTCCAGCAGAATAATCGTGGGTTGGGGGGCGATCGCCCGGGCGAGAGCAACACGCTGTTGCTGACCACCGGATAGCTCGTGGGGATACCGCTGCTCTAACCCTGATAAACCGACTAGATCGATCGCCTCTTGGGTTAAGTCTTTAATCTGGCTGTTAGTAAAGCGTTTGCGCCGGGGCTGAGTGAGTCCAAAGGCGATATTTTTGGCGACGCTGAGATGCGGAAAAAGGGCGTAATCCTGAAACACCATGCCAATATCGCGATCTTCGGGCGGCGTAACTTGGGTGCCATCGGCGATCAATTGCCCCGACAAGTCGATTTGCCCCGCCTGTGGTTGTTCAAATCCTGCAACGACTCGCAGTAAAGTGGTTTTGCCACAGCCGGAAGGTCCCAGGAGACCTAAGATTTCTCCGGCTTGGAGTTCGAGGGAAACATGATCCACAACCATTCCAGCTTTGGCATCAAACTGTTTACAAATTTTGTGGAGCTGGAGGATGGGCTGGTCCGACATGGGTGAATAACGCTGGGGATAAAGTAGTTGAGAGAAGTTCCTATTATTGTAAATCCTGATTGTACTTCTTATTCCAGGCCTAACGAAGCAAAGGCAATCATAGTAGACTGAGTTGCATCGGTTATTGGGCGATTTCTCCGCCGCTATAAATTCTTAATTGTTGGCGATTTTATGCAATTTTCTGTTTCCCGTGGGCGATCGTCCTTGAACCGTTTCCGTCATACTTGGACGATTGCCTCCGTGATGATTGCGGCGTTGGTTTCATTGCCATTGTTGGCGGTGCTAAGCGGTGTATTTACGGATACGCGGGA
Coding sequences within:
- a CDS encoding ABC transporter ATP-binding protein, yielding MSDQPILQLHKICKQFDAKAGMVVDHVSLELQAGEILGLLGPSGCGKTTLLRVVAGFEQPQAGQIDLSGQLIADGTQVTPPEDRDIGMVFQDYALFPHLSVAKNIAFGLTQPRRKRFTNSQIKDLTQEAIDLVGLSGLEQRYPHELSGGQQQRVALARAIAPQPTIILLDEPLSNLDVQVRLRLRQEVRRILKTTNTSAIFVTHDQEEAMAICDRVGIMQQGQIEQIGPPEMLYNHPQSRFVADFVTQANFLPATLKEKHWHTEVGIFPAAAPVGNTCELMIRQEDVQLQADETSRIVVRDRQFLGREYQYCAVLPSGKSIYARAASHNQIPAGSYVKLQVDPDTVTAFPID
- a CDS encoding sensor histidine kinase, which translates into the protein MKQHLKQRISSLTVGEKIGLGYAAALGLAVSGTIAGFGVGAHYQTTASAQAEQARNEVQLLHRLQSRVLQTRTHQQQLIPLASNPEKFQDEYTHLLKHKDEIRSIWAELKTFVTASLASPNRTQPELPAFLATYDDVAPNYAKAVERRVTQISKLNLASPTEAKQAQTIMLKFTNSDLAIQFDGISDDLVDLIDQAYQQLNLATNSQEDARKIAQRIIIASITLSVAIAILLAILTSRAIAKPIQALTDVARRSTEESNFNLQAVLAQNDEIGTLAQAFNQLIDSVRQLLDQQKQANAQLENYSQTLESKVDDRTQELNQKTQELQQLLEELQRTQVQMVQSEKMSALGQMVAGVAHEINNPVNFIHGNLAHVQEYAENLLTFMTLYQQFYPDPAPEIQAEAEELDMAFIQTDLPKILNSMKMGTARIRQIVLSLRNFSRMDESAFKAVDIHEGIDSTLLILQHRLKENAEHPAIEVIRNYGDLPPVECYPGQLNQAFMNILANAIDAIDEMNVNRTYQTIKANPSQITVQTTVIGANQVKITISDNALGMPEIVREQIFDPFFTTKTVGKGTGMGMPISYQIVTEKHSGQLACDSIPGEGTEFVIQIPIQQQAQTPPENNGAELPGTETKGAETKGAKTKETETNPVTVSALTSNSLI